Proteins co-encoded in one Armatimonadota bacterium genomic window:
- a CDS encoding carboxymuconolactone decarboxylase family protein, producing the protein MDQRRDETLPVGADRVARGRRMREEIMGPGVPPGTPATQELAPFFSEWVYASVFGDLYGRPQLDLKTRVLITLVALSVQGRSAQLRGYVGAALRLGWTRDEIVEAIVQLAPYQGVPATHDALAAAKEVFDRQRSA; encoded by the coding sequence ATGGACCAGCGTAGGGACGAAACACTGCCCGTGGGAGCTGACCGTGTGGCACGGGGCCGTCGCATGCGCGAGGAGATCATGGGACCTGGTGTCCCGCCGGGGACGCCGGCCACGCAAGAGCTGGCTCCGTTCTTCTCAGAGTGGGTGTACGCCAGTGTCTTCGGCGACCTCTACGGGCGCCCACAGCTGGATCTCAAGACCCGGGTGTTGATCACGCTGGTAGCCCTGTCGGTTCAAGGGCGCTCAGCGCAGCTGCGCGGGTATGTGGGGGCCGCGCTCCGGCTTGGCTGGACCCGTGACGAGATCGTCGAAGCTATCGTGCAGCTCGCGCCCTACCAGGGTGTCCCCGCGACTCATGACGCCCTGGCAGCAGCAAAAGAGGTCTTCGACAGGCAACGGAGCGCGTAA
- a CDS encoding tripartite tricarboxylate transporter substrate binding protein — MARNDLWALRRWRLVAAVGGTVAALATGGLAGPVDYPTRPVTFVVGFAPGGGADVFARALADAVKGILPQPLVVENRPGAGGTVANAFVATRPADGYTLLFAHAGSSIITPIIANQPQLKWDNFDPVARIHGEEEWLMVRPNAPWKTPEELVAFARANPRRVRVAGSAIGGIDSFVVLTWEKEAGIDVEYIPHEGGGPATLAFLGGNAEVLVGNVSEVFQHIEARRIVPFAVASERRSPIFPQVPTLKEKGWDVVYTQWRSVLAPAGVPPSRIAVLTVAFQKALDSDAWKRFNANAKAVDLYLGPADFRRFLAGEEARLTRIIDELGLRRR; from the coding sequence GACGGTGGCCGCGCTGGCCACCGGAGGGCTGGCGGGGCCGGTGGACTACCCCACGCGCCCCGTGACGTTCGTCGTAGGCTTTGCGCCTGGTGGTGGTGCAGACGTCTTTGCGCGCGCGCTGGCCGATGCCGTGAAAGGGATTCTACCGCAGCCGCTCGTGGTGGAGAATCGGCCAGGAGCCGGCGGAACCGTCGCCAACGCCTTCGTGGCGACACGCCCCGCGGACGGCTACACGCTCTTGTTCGCCCACGCGGGGTCGTCGATCATCACGCCCATCATTGCCAACCAGCCCCAGCTCAAGTGGGACAACTTCGACCCGGTGGCGCGTATTCACGGCGAGGAGGAGTGGCTCATGGTGCGGCCGAACGCGCCGTGGAAGACGCCGGAGGAGCTCGTGGCGTTCGCCCGGGCGAATCCCCGCCGGGTGCGTGTGGCCGGTTCGGCGATTGGTGGCATCGATAGCTTCGTCGTGTTGACCTGGGAGAAAGAAGCGGGCATCGACGTCGAGTACATTCCGCATGAGGGCGGCGGGCCTGCCACGTTGGCCTTCTTGGGAGGGAACGCCGAGGTGCTCGTCGGCAACGTGTCCGAGGTCTTTCAGCACATCGAGGCACGGCGCATCGTGCCGTTCGCCGTCGCCAGCGAGCGGCGCAGTCCGATCTTTCCGCAGGTGCCTACGCTGAAGGAGAAAGGCTGGGACGTCGTCTATACCCAGTGGCGGAGCGTGCTGGCACCCGCCGGCGTCCCGCCGTCGCGGATCGCGGTGCTGACCGTGGCGTTTCAGAAGGCGCTGGATAGCGACGCGTGGAAACGGTTCAACGCCAACGCCAAGGCGGTCGACCTTTATCTGGGGCCCGCGGACTTCCGCCGGTTTCTCGCTGGCGAGGAAGCTCGGTTGACGCGGATCATCGACGAACTGGGGCTCCGCCGACGGTAG